A single Neospora caninum Liverpool complete genome, chromosome VIIb DNA region contains:
- a CDS encoding glycerophosphoryl diester phosphodiesterase protein — protein sequence MEDFLLAASSLSPRVLVGAGVCSCFVAASWVLNRWPGLVWKTKRIFSNPPRNIAHRGGQAERSENTILAFSYAVNECNCRMIELDVWMTKDKELVVAHDDDIERVTGKKVLISNTNYADLPPVLDSDRLKDCHMEFVSDFGGFPVWFPPQPLPRLEDVFAQFPDTIINVDIKAKGDPESVYKTLDLVRKYNRVHKTVFGSFDQVTLKLISEYEKDAIVCIGPNRAKFLVFAYYTGLMPFVPIPERVWEFPICKYYFISWLGTPTGEWERRLPSFCAGILRGLYYLYALASFKLLTNPNFVAALKRRGLVTFGWVTNTTEEFSDGFYRVGCDGLMTDRPALMAEWLRNERLDDSSPAGKDKEL from the coding sequence ATGGAAGACTTCCTTTTGGCGGCGTCATCACTCTCTCCGAGAGTCTTGGTGGGCGCAGGCGTGTGTTCGTGCTTCGTAGCCGCAAGCTGGGTCCTCAACCGATGGCCGGGTCTTGTTtggaagacgaagcgcaTTTTTAGCAATCCTCCACGGAACATTGCGCATCGAGGAGGACAGGCAGAGCGCTCCGAGAACACCATCCTGGCTTTTTCCTACGCCGTAAATGAATGCAACTGCAGAATGATTGAACTGGACGTGTGGATGACGAAGGATAAAGAGTTGGTTGTTGCACACGACGATGACATTGAGCGCGTCACAGGGAAAAAAGTACTGATCAGCAACACCAATTACGCAGATCTTCCTCCTGTGCTTGACTCGGACCGTCTGAAGGACTGCCACATGGAGTTTGTGTCGGATTTCGGGGGTTTCCCCGTGTGGTTCCCTCCtcagcctcttcctcggttGGAGGACGTTTTCGCCCAGTTCCCGGATACAATCATAAATGTGGATATCAAGGCTAAAGGTGACCCAGAGAGTGTGTACAAGACCCTCGATCTGGTGCGGAAATACAACCGTGTACACAAGACCGTTTTCGGATCCTTCGATCAAGTGACGCTGAAACTGATTTCGGAATACGAGAAGGACGCAATCGTCTGCATTGGTCCGAATCGAGCAAAGTTTTTGGTATTCGCCTACTACACAGGCCTAATGCCGTTTGTTCCAATCCCGGAGCGCGTATGGGAATTCCCCATCTGCAAGTATTACTTCATCTCATGGCTCGGCACGCCGACAGGGGAGTGGGAACGGAGGTTGCCGTCGTTCTGCGCAGGGATCCTCAGAGGTCTCTATTACTTGTATGCTTTGGCCTCTTTTAAGCTTCTCACGAACCCAAACTTTGTGGCTGCTCTGAAAAGGCGCGGCCTCGTGACCTTCGGATGGGTCACAAACACGACCGAAGAATTTAGCGACGGCTTCTACCGTGTAGGATGCGACGGTTTGATGACAGATAGACCTGCACTCATGGCAGAATGGCTACGTAACGAGAGACTGGACGATTCTAGCCCCGCGGGGAAGGACAAAGAACTATAA
- a CDS encoding putative CMGC kinase, protein MQGEELRRRDTRLSHFWDGCDYGNDADAGSSAAASRVSDDRAFAADPQAFSQLVKGLGAADAQGVHDLVPSGPSGTVPEPSASASTLPPLVRRSRSLQGVSRLGKLPKALEERYRVVRKLGSGVYGDVYVCSFIGDGQKRNWRVDAAGSRGEEAPGDFTGSRNPDGTVHGIVSAGERPRGEGNPLFAIKRVRLPTSKLKSLFGMEQQVLRELTVLRGLSHVNILKLEAFYFELEPWDRSSLFRAAVRRVTAAVLRGSRRHASSHRSPEAPRGESNSEGTDGSKGVADGFSFASTELSSFKEALAKADRHADSDTEIRRIQENAVAAHEAALKKKLRPEQFYRPTVYMIFELCDCDLAKFADMRYKAFLEFWRGASQETRTDAESGAGRQPLVRGNAPRGQAPPLPGLTESEAQLIAYQLFQALAYCHSRGVLHRDVKPQNVLMMRDVDADGTEHWVAKLGDFGLACCAHTADPSRTEEVVTLLYRAPELLLGRTNYDGAVDVWSMAIVIIEIMVGHPPFKARNEVEMLARIAHCVGSSTAQELREIAPNPTALEAVLPLILKDAAEPKLKNLLTDRFGRQLLSDQGLDFLTRLMEVDAAKRLTAAAALQHPWLRPVLDRFPNKDVYIQPQSKWQLPTSFLAVDPLSHNFFFSRQQPELRVDVAKELPAPPAVSTSLSMSSKSQNQADLKVSDLCSNACSTLSTNDLENKRAWNALRLLMPWEEAPLPRSLFDMHRGPHMLTEITPRMVTSIYNRCGLGKMRATPCQWEAA, encoded by the exons ATGCAGGGGGAAG agctgaggcggcgagacacgCGTCTGAGCCATTTCTGGGATGGCTGCGACTATGGAAACGACGCTGATGCAGGTTCCTCAGCCGCAGCTTCCCGGGTCTCAGACgatcgcgccttcgccgctgaTCCCCAGGCTTTCTCCCAGCTTGTCAAAGGCCTCGGAGCGGCTGACGCTCAAGGCGTGCACGACCTCGTACCTTCTGGCCCCTCAGGTACCGTCCCAGAGCCGTCGGCGTCTGCCTCaactcttccgcctctcgtAAGGCGATCGCGTTCACTGCAAGGAGTGTCCCGGCTGGGAAAACTCCCTAAAGCTCTGGAAGAACGGTATCGGGTGGTTCGAAAACTGGGCAGCGGGGTGTACGGCGACGTGTACGTGTGTTCGTTCATCGGAGATGGTCAAAAAAGGAATTGGCGGGTGGATGCAGCAGGAAGCCGGGGGGAAGAGGCGCCAGGCGACTTCACTGGGAGTCGAAACCCAGACGGGACCGTCCATGGCATAGTTTCAGCCGGCGAACGACCTcgaggcgagggaaaccCCCTCTTTGCGATCAAGCGTGTGCGTCTGCCAACATCAAAACTGAAGTCCCTGTTTGGCATGGAGCAGCAAGTGCTACGGGAACTCACAGTGCTTCGTGGCCTCAGCCATGTGAACATCCTCAAGCTCGAGGCCTTCTACTTTGAACTGGAACCCTGGGACCGCAGCAGCCTCTTCCGCGCGGCAGTCAGGCGTGTGACTGCGGCGGTCCTGCGAGGAAGCCGGCGACACGCATCCAGTCATCGAAGccccgaggcgccgcgaggcgagagcaaTTCGGAAGGCACTGATGGGAGCAAAGGCGTGGCCGACGGCTTTTCCTTTGCGTCGACAGAACTGTCTTCGTTCAAAGAGGCGCTTGCGAAGGCAGATCGCCACGCCGATTCCGATACGGAGATTCGGAGGATCCAGGAGAATGCTGTGGCCGCACACGAGGCTGCTCTGAAGAAAAAGCTGAGACCCGAGCAGTTCTACCGTCCAACTGTTTACATGATCTTCGAGCTCTGCGACTGTGACCTGGCGAAGTTTGCCGACATGCGGTACAAAGCGTTCCTGGAATTCTGGCGTGGCGCTTCACAAGAAACCCGGACAGATGCTGAAAGTGGTgcggggagacagccgctCGTGAGGGGCAACGCTCCTCGAGGGCAAGCGCCTCCACTTCCAGGACTGACCGAATCCGAGGCTCAGCTAATCGCGTACCAG CTGTTCCAAGCCCTCGCCTACTGCCACTCTCGCGGCGTCCTCCATCGGGATGTTAAGCCACAGAATGTGTTGATGATGCGCGATGTCGACGCAGACGGGACGGAGCACTG GGTTGCGAAACTCGGAGACTTCGGCTTGGCGTGCTGCGCGCACACCGCAGATCCCAGCCGAACGGAGGAAGTGGTGACGCTACTCTATCGGGCTCCGGAGCTCCTGCTGGGCCGCACAAATTACGATGGAGCCGTTGACGTCTGGTCCATGGCGATTGTCATCA TCGAAATCATGGTTGGCCACCCGCCGTTTAAGGCCCGAAATGAGGTCGAAATGCTCGCGAGAATTGCTCACTGCGTAGGCAGTTCAACTGCCCAGGAGCTGCGCGAAATTGCTCCAAATCCTACTGCTCTTGAG gcggtTCTTCCTCTCATTTTGAAGGATGCTGCAGAACCAAAGTTGAAGAATTTGCTAACCGACCGGTTTGGCCGGCAGCTCCTCAGTGATCAAGGACTCGATTTTCTCACGAG GCTCATGGAAGTCGACGCTGCAAAGCGGTTGACAGCGGCCGCCGCGTTGCAGCATCCGTGGCTACGGCCTGTCTTGGATCGGTTCCCGAACAAGGACGTGTATATCCAGCCGCAATCGAAGTGGCAGCTGCCGACGTCTTTCTTGGCAGTGGATCCCCTGAGTCACaactttttcttttcgcggcAACAGCCAGAGCTGAGGGTGGACGTGGCGAAAGAGCTGCCAGCCCCCCCCGCAGTCTCCACGAGTTTATCCATGTCAAGCAAGTCGCAGAACCAGGCAGACTTGAAGGTCAGCGATCTCTGCTCGAACGCCTGCTCGACGCTGTCCACGAACGATctggagaacaagagagcgTGGAACGCGCTGCGCCTGTTGATGCCGTGGGAAGAGGCACCACTTCCCAGAAGTCTCTTTGACATGCACCGAGGCCCGCACA TGCTGACTGAAATCACTCCGCGGATGGTCACGTCGATCTATAACCGCTGCGGCCTCGGAAAGATGCGCGCGACACCTTGTCAGTGGGAGGCCGCGTAA